The Coffea eugenioides isolate CCC68of chromosome 8, Ceug_1.0, whole genome shotgun sequence genome has a segment encoding these proteins:
- the LOC113781372 gene encoding serine/arginine-rich splicing factor RSZ22: MSRVYVGNLDPRVTERELEDEFRVFGVIRSVWVARRPPGYAFIDFDDRRDAQDAIRELDGKNGWRVELSHNSRGGGGGGRGGGRGRSGGSDLKCYECGEPGHFARECRLRGGSGRRRSRSPPPRYRRSPSYGRRSYSPRARSPRRRSLSPRGRSYSRSPYRGRDEVPYANGNGLRDRRRSRS, encoded by the exons ATGTCAAGGGTGTACGTTGGGAATTTGGATCCGCGAGTCACTGAGCGGGAACTTGAAGATGAATTCCGTGTCTTTGGAGTTATAAGAAG TGTTTGGGTTGCAAGAAGGCCCCCTGGCTATGCATTTATAGATTTTGATGACAGGAGAGATGCACAAGATGCAATTCGTGAACTAGATG GTAAGAATGGATGGAGAGTTGAACTTTCTCATAATTCTAGAGGTGGAGGAGGTGGTGGACGTGGAGGGGGTCGTGGTCGGTCTGGGGGTTCTGACTTGAAGTGTTACGAGTGTGGTGAGCCTGGTCATTTTGCTCGTGAGTGCCGGCTTCGTGGAGGATCAGGAAGGCGTCGCAGCCGCAGCCCTCCTCCCAGATATCGGAGGAGCCCTAGTTATGGGCGAAG GAGTTACAGTCCTCGTGCGCGATCCCCTAGGCGCCGCAGTTTGTCTCCTCGTGGTCGCAGCTACAGCAGGTCACCTTATCGTGGGCGAGATGAGGTGCCTTATGCGAATGG AAATGGTCTCAGAGATCGTCGCAGAAGCAGGAGCTGA